A single genomic interval of Variovorax sp. PMC12 harbors:
- a CDS encoding branched-chain amino acid ABC transporter ATP-binding protein/permease, with translation MTFRSWVLAAFAVAAISGVVLFASSYYVTLASFVLLYATVALGLTLMTGFAGLISFGQAAFVGMGAYAAGYLAVAHGVPGWATLLAGVALATLAAAGIGALTLSMGGHYLSLATLAWGVVVYYGLGIVEPLGGFNGLSGIPALTLFGLDFASERSMFCLIALGFALAFCLVRNLLDSRLGRAVRALRAGADLPEAFGAHAFRLKVAVFCTAAGLAGMAGWLYVYMQRFLNPTPFGLQMSIEYLFMAVMGGVGALWGALVGAGVVVVLKQVLQDVLPALLGRSGNFEMAVFGVLMLLILARANAGLWPLLARWTRAAPAAAPRPVASGEPAVLQMPAQRAPAAAGEVLLCVDEAEKRFGGLVAVNRVSFEVRDGEIVALLGPNGAGKSTLFNLITGLLPASAGAITLRGQRIDALGARHVAARGVARTFQHVKLVADMSVRDNAALGCHLLGRDGWLRAMLRLDRREEAEIQAMALAQLRRCGLEDLADAPAASLPLGKQRILEIARALCARPQLLLLDEPAAGLRHQEKRNLAVLLKQLRSEGVTVLIVDHDMEFIMDIADRLVVMQFGQKIAEGEAQAVRDDPRVQQAYLGSAA, from the coding sequence ATGACGTTTCGTTCCTGGGTGCTCGCGGCCTTCGCCGTGGCGGCCATTTCTGGCGTCGTGCTGTTCGCCTCAAGCTACTACGTCACGCTTGCGAGCTTCGTGCTGCTCTACGCCACGGTGGCGCTCGGGCTCACCTTGATGACCGGTTTCGCCGGGCTGATCTCCTTCGGGCAGGCGGCCTTCGTCGGCATGGGCGCCTACGCGGCCGGCTACCTCGCGGTGGCACACGGCGTGCCCGGCTGGGCCACGCTGCTGGCCGGGGTCGCGCTCGCAACGCTCGCGGCCGCGGGGATCGGCGCATTGACGCTCTCGATGGGCGGCCACTACCTCTCGCTGGCCACGCTGGCATGGGGCGTGGTCGTCTACTACGGGCTGGGCATTGTCGAGCCGCTGGGCGGCTTCAACGGCCTGTCGGGCATTCCCGCGCTGACCCTCTTCGGTCTCGACTTCGCCTCCGAGCGGTCGATGTTCTGCCTGATCGCGCTGGGCTTCGCGCTCGCCTTCTGTCTGGTGCGCAACCTGCTCGACTCTCGGTTGGGGCGCGCCGTGCGTGCGCTGCGCGCCGGTGCCGACCTGCCCGAGGCGTTTGGTGCGCATGCGTTCCGGCTCAAGGTCGCGGTGTTCTGCACCGCCGCGGGCTTGGCCGGCATGGCGGGCTGGCTCTACGTCTACATGCAGCGCTTCCTCAACCCCACGCCCTTCGGGTTGCAGATGAGCATCGAATACCTGTTCATGGCCGTGATGGGCGGCGTGGGTGCGCTGTGGGGTGCGCTGGTAGGCGCTGGCGTCGTGGTGGTGCTCAAGCAGGTGCTCCAGGATGTGCTGCCGGCACTGCTCGGCCGCTCGGGCAACTTCGAAATGGCGGTGTTCGGCGTGCTGATGCTGCTGATCCTCGCGCGCGCCAATGCGGGACTGTGGCCACTGCTGGCGCGCTGGACGCGCGCCGCGCCCGCGGCGGCACCGCGGCCCGTGGCGAGCGGCGAACCGGCCGTGCTGCAAATGCCAGCGCAGCGCGCGCCCGCCGCGGCAGGTGAGGTGCTTCTGTGCGTCGACGAGGCCGAGAAGCGCTTCGGTGGGCTGGTCGCGGTCAACCGCGTCTCCTTCGAGGTGCGCGACGGGGAGATCGTTGCGTTGCTGGGTCCCAACGGCGCGGGCAAGAGCACGCTGTTCAACCTGATCACCGGCCTCTTGCCCGCCAGCGCCGGCGCGATCACGCTGCGCGGCCAGCGCATTGATGCGCTCGGCGCGCGCCACGTGGCCGCGCGTGGCGTGGCGCGCACCTTCCAGCATGTGAAGCTGGTGGCCGATATGAGCGTGCGAGACAACGCGGCGCTCGGCTGCCATCTGCTCGGGCGAGACGGCTGGCTGCGCGCGATGCTTCGGCTGGACCGTCGTGAGGAGGCCGAGATCCAGGCCATGGCGCTGGCTCAGCTGAGGCGCTGCGGCCTCGAGGACCTTGCGGACGCGCCTGCCGCCAGCCTGCCGCTGGGCAAGCAGCGCATTCTGGAGATCGCGCGCGCCCTGTGCGCCCGCCCTCAGCTGCTGCTGCTCGACGAGCCCGCTGCTGGCCTGCGGCACCAGGAAAAAAGAAACCTGGCCGTGCTGCTCAAGCAGCTGCGCAGCGAGGGCGTGACCGTGCTCATCGTGGATCACGACATGGAATTCATCATGGACATCGCCGACCGACTGGTCGTGATGCAGTTCGGCCAAAAGATTGCAGAGGGCGAGGCGCAGGCAGTGCGCGACGACCCGCGCGTGCAGCAAGCCTACTTGGGGAGTGCGGCATGA
- a CDS encoding FAD-binding oxidoreductase: MNEKSLALHERPVAAVIRQLRECFGDRCTIGQAVRDQHGKDVSFHPLHAPDAVVFAESTGEVATVARLCHAASVPMIPFGTGTSCEGGVAALHGGICIDLSRMNAVLEIHEADFDCRVQAGVTRKQLNAALHGSGLHFPIDPGADASIGGMVSTRASGTNAVRYGTMRESVMSLEVVLPDGEVVRTGGRARKSAAGYDLTHLFTGAEGTLGIVTEVGLRLHPLPEQIAAARCAFPHLRAAIDAVTSIMQTGVPVGRIEFLDAQQIEACNRYAKLGLPVMPTLFLEFHGAPESVAQQVRVAEELAGENCGVGFAWADTPEERSRLWQARHDVWWAALALRPGCQGMPTDACVPISRLSEAVLAARADVEELGLTAPMCGHVGDGNFHLCVVVDPADADEMARAETLNARLMRRAIAMGGTCTGEHGIGYGKLDFLELERGASMRVMAAIKQALDPRGVMNPGKVLRQPSV; this comes from the coding sequence ATGAATGAGAAATCCCTTGCGCTGCACGAGCGCCCAGTAGCCGCGGTGATTCGGCAATTGCGCGAATGTTTTGGCGATCGCTGCACGATCGGCCAGGCGGTGCGCGACCAGCACGGCAAGGACGTATCCTTCCATCCGCTGCATGCCCCAGACGCGGTGGTGTTCGCCGAATCGACTGGCGAGGTGGCCACGGTCGCGCGGCTTTGCCACGCGGCCTCGGTGCCGATGATCCCCTTCGGCACCGGAACCTCGTGCGAAGGCGGCGTCGCGGCGCTGCACGGTGGCATCTGCATCGACCTTTCGCGCATGAATGCCGTGCTCGAGATCCACGAGGCTGACTTCGACTGCCGCGTGCAAGCCGGCGTGACGCGCAAGCAGCTCAACGCGGCGCTGCACGGCAGCGGTCTGCATTTCCCGATTGACCCCGGCGCCGATGCCTCGATCGGAGGCATGGTGTCGACGCGCGCCTCGGGCACCAACGCCGTCCGCTACGGGACCATGCGCGAGAGCGTGATGTCGCTCGAGGTGGTGCTGCCCGACGGAGAGGTGGTGCGCACCGGGGGGCGCGCCCGGAAGTCGGCCGCGGGTTACGACCTCACGCACCTGTTCACCGGCGCGGAGGGCACGCTAGGCATCGTCACCGAGGTGGGCCTGCGATTGCATCCGCTACCCGAGCAGATCGCGGCCGCGCGTTGCGCTTTTCCTCATTTGCGCGCGGCCATCGACGCGGTCACTTCGATCATGCAGACCGGTGTGCCGGTGGGCCGCATCGAGTTTCTCGATGCGCAGCAGATCGAGGCCTGCAACCGCTACGCGAAACTCGGGCTGCCGGTCATGCCCACGCTGTTCCTCGAATTCCACGGTGCGCCCGAAAGCGTGGCACAGCAGGTGCGCGTGGCCGAGGAACTCGCAGGCGAGAATTGCGGCGTTGGATTCGCGTGGGCCGACACGCCCGAGGAGCGCAGCCGCCTCTGGCAGGCACGCCACGACGTGTGGTGGGCAGCGCTAGCACTGCGCCCCGGCTGCCAGGGCATGCCCACCGATGCCTGCGTGCCGATCTCGCGCTTGAGCGAAGCGGTGCTGGCAGCGCGCGCCGACGTCGAAGAACTGGGGCTCACCGCCCCCATGTGCGGTCACGTGGGCGACGGCAACTTCCACCTGTGCGTGGTGGTCGACCCCGCCGATGCCGACGAGATGGCGCGTGCCGAGACGCTGAACGCGCGCTTGATGCGCCGCGCCATCGCGATGGGCGGCACCTGCACCGGCGAGCACGGCATCGGCTACGGCAAGCTCGACTTCCTCGAACTCGAGCGCGGTGCCTCGATGCGCGTGATGGCGGCGATCAAGCAGGCGCTCGATCCACGCGGAGTGATGAACCCGGGTAAGGTGCTGCGGCAACCCAGCGTGTGA
- a CDS encoding Lrp/AsnC family transcriptional regulator has product MGKTDSTPLSDAPTRRILDLLQADGRMTVQALADEVGLSSAPCWRRLRDLEDSGIIRRFVALVDRNKVGLHGCMFTQISLERHSETVVAAFERAVQATPEILECWVTTGDSDYILKIVVPDALAFDRFLHRFMLKLEGIRQIKTSVALREVKNDTRLDLTRVSF; this is encoded by the coding sequence ATGGGAAAGACTGATTCGACGCCGCTGTCCGACGCACCTACTCGCCGCATCCTCGACCTGCTCCAGGCCGACGGCCGCATGACGGTGCAGGCACTGGCCGACGAGGTGGGCCTGTCTTCAGCGCCCTGCTGGCGCCGGCTTCGCGACCTCGAGGACAGCGGCATCATCCGCCGCTTCGTCGCACTGGTCGATCGCAACAAGGTCGGCCTGCATGGCTGCATGTTCACGCAGATCAGCCTGGAGCGGCATTCGGAAACGGTGGTGGCGGCCTTCGAGCGCGCGGTGCAGGCCACGCCCGAAATCCTCGAGTGCTGGGTCACCACCGGCGACAGCGACTACATCCTCAAGATCGTGGTACCTGACGCGCTGGCCTTCGACCGCTTCCTTCACCGCTTCATGCTGAAGCTCGAGGGCATCCGGCAGATCAAGACCTCGGTCGCGCTGCGCGAGGTTAAGAACGACACCCGGCTCGACCTGACGCGGGTGTCGTTCTGA
- a CDS encoding ABC transporter substrate-binding protein, producing the protein MIEIAKAHFRAAAFGASLCFAALTGARADINVGVVVSATGPAASVGVTQQRTVSVLPASAGSEKINYILLDDASDTSTTVKNVRKLISESAIDLLIGPSLTPNSLAVLDVLVESGTPMISLAGSGAIVEPVDERRRWAFKTPQSDTHMATAIIKHMADNGVKRVAFIGFNDAYGEGWWREFNKLAELRKIEVVANERYTRTDASVTGQVLKLLASQPDAVFIAASGTPAVLPQATLFDRGYRGKVYQTHGVANNDFLRVGGAKLEGTFVPAGPVLVAEQLPDSHPAKKPSLEFIRKYEALPNAGQRSTFAAYLWDAALILQDAAPRALKGAKPGTPEFRKALRDAIEATQDLHATNGVYSLGPKDHIGLDQRSRVMVRIEKGSWKYIP; encoded by the coding sequence ATGATTGAGATTGCAAAGGCCCATTTCCGGGCTGCCGCCTTCGGCGCGTCACTGTGCTTCGCGGCGCTCACGGGCGCGCGGGCCGACATCAACGTGGGCGTGGTGGTCTCGGCCACCGGGCCCGCCGCCTCGGTCGGCGTGACCCAGCAGCGCACGGTGTCGGTGCTGCCCGCCAGTGCGGGTAGTGAGAAGATCAACTACATCCTGCTCGACGACGCGTCCGACACCTCGACCACGGTCAAGAACGTGCGCAAGCTGATCTCCGAGTCGGCAATTGACCTGCTGATCGGGCCGAGCCTCACCCCCAACTCGCTGGCCGTGCTTGACGTCCTGGTGGAAAGCGGTACGCCGATGATCAGCCTCGCGGGCTCGGGCGCCATCGTCGAGCCGGTGGACGAACGCAGGCGCTGGGCCTTCAAGACACCGCAGAGCGACACTCACATGGCGACTGCGATCATCAAGCACATGGCCGACAACGGCGTGAAGCGCGTGGCTTTCATTGGCTTCAACGATGCTTACGGCGAAGGTTGGTGGCGTGAGTTCAACAAGCTCGCGGAGCTGCGCAAGATCGAGGTGGTGGCCAACGAGCGCTACACGCGCACCGATGCTTCGGTTACCGGGCAGGTACTCAAGCTGCTGGCCTCGCAGCCCGATGCGGTGTTCATCGCGGCCTCGGGCACGCCGGCGGTGCTGCCGCAGGCCACGCTGTTCGACCGCGGCTACCGCGGCAAGGTCTACCAGACGCATGGCGTGGCAAACAACGACTTCCTCCGAGTGGGAGGCGCCAAGCTCGAGGGCACCTTCGTGCCGGCTGGCCCCGTGCTGGTGGCCGAGCAACTGCCCGACAGCCATCCGGCGAAAAAGCCCTCGCTCGAATTCATCCGCAAGTATGAGGCGCTGCCGAACGCGGGCCAACGTTCCACCTTCGCCGCCTACCTCTGGGATGCGGCGCTGATCCTGCAGGACGCGGCGCCGCGCGCGCTCAAGGGCGCCAAGCCCGGCACGCCCGAATTCCGCAAGGCGCTGCGCGACGCGATAGAGGCCACGCAGGACCTGCATGCCACCAACGGCGTCTACAGCCTCGGGCCCAAGGACCACATCGGCCTGGACCAGCGCAGCCGGGTGATGGTGCGCATCGAGAAGGGCAGCTGGAAGTACATCCCCTGA
- a CDS encoding 2Fe-2S iron-sulfur cluster binding domain-containing protein, giving the protein MSRTIVVNEALRFGVPEGEIILDAALSQGVILPHQCRGASCGMCKARVTQGTVDNGWSLGLAISDQEIADGFCLMCQARPSSAEVHLSTVQPIPGGEGSAVQSFEARVLCNTPLTPRVRRLVLQACEPARFEAQAGTYVELALPGLSPHRRYSLATVPSSDGLIELLVARHPGGAASGHVHDLLQLGDIIGVTGPYGTCRLPEGEGPVLGLAGGTGLAPVLSIMEDALGQGDTSPMTLLFSVRDDTELMLLDRLAGLAHAHPNFRYALLVTEARSRFSTKQQYAPSWLRENHESLAGARAVIGGSPGFVAACSDTCIALGMGSEAISADSFTPVAQT; this is encoded by the coding sequence ATGAGCAGAACGATCGTCGTCAACGAGGCCCTGCGCTTCGGTGTGCCCGAGGGCGAGATCATCCTGGACGCCGCGCTGTCGCAGGGCGTGATCCTGCCGCACCAGTGTCGGGGCGCTTCCTGCGGCATGTGCAAGGCGCGTGTCACGCAGGGCACGGTCGACAACGGCTGGTCGCTGGGCCTCGCGATCTCCGACCAGGAGATTGCCGACGGCTTTTGTCTGATGTGCCAGGCGCGGCCGTCGAGCGCCGAGGTGCATCTGAGCACGGTGCAGCCGATCCCGGGCGGCGAGGGCTCGGCCGTGCAGAGCTTTGAGGCGCGCGTGCTGTGCAACACACCGCTCACGCCGCGCGTGCGGCGGCTGGTGTTGCAGGCGTGCGAGCCGGCGCGTTTCGAAGCGCAGGCCGGCACCTATGTGGAGCTCGCGCTGCCGGGACTCTCGCCGCACCGACGCTACAGCCTCGCGACCGTGCCTTCAAGCGATGGCCTGATAGAGCTGCTGGTGGCGCGCCATCCGGGCGGAGCGGCCAGCGGCCACGTCCACGACCTGCTGCAGCTCGGCGACATTATCGGTGTGACCGGGCCGTACGGTACCTGCCGATTGCCCGAGGGTGAGGGCCCGGTGCTCGGGCTCGCGGGTGGCACCGGCCTGGCACCCGTGCTCTCGATCATGGAGGATGCGCTCGGGCAAGGTGACACGAGCCCGATGACGCTGCTGTTCTCGGTTCGCGACGACACCGAATTGATGCTGCTGGACCGCCTCGCGGGGCTGGCGCACGCGCATCCGAACTTCCGCTATGCGCTGCTGGTGACCGAGGCACGCAGCCGCTTCTCCACGAAGCAGCAGTACGCGCCCTCGTGGCTGCGCGAGAACCACGAGTCGCTGGCCGGCGCTCGCGCGGTGATCGGCGGCTCGCCGGGCTTCGTCGCGGCCTGCTCCGACACCTGCATCGCGCTAGGCATGGGGAGCGAGGCGATCTCAGCCGACAGCTTCACGCCGGTGGCGCAGACCTAG
- a CDS encoding branched-chain amino acid ABC transporter permease — MDMQIFGLLVQDGLASGAVYVLLALALVMVFTVTRIVFVPQGEFVSCSVLTIAAFQQGHAPGLAVPVAAVALLACGMETAERVRQRNLAGLGARIALLGALPMAACAFAWFGVDARSPAWMQTAAAVALVTAMGPLIYRTVFRPMGNATPLVLLVAAIALHFVLVALGLYVFGPEGSRLPGFELPAGLLAVLPVAPQTLAVVMASAVLVAVFFAFFGHTLSGKALRATAVCRDGARLVGISPDHSGELALTIAAFIGAVSGVLIGPFTTIYYDSGFLLALKGFVGAIVGGLSGYVLAAGGSLVVGLLEAFSSYGASAAKEIIVFALIVPLLLWRSLADPHSQEAS; from the coding sequence ATGGATATGCAGATCTTCGGCCTGCTGGTGCAGGACGGCCTTGCGAGCGGCGCGGTCTACGTGCTGCTGGCGCTGGCGCTCGTGATGGTCTTCACCGTCACGCGCATCGTGTTCGTCCCGCAGGGCGAATTCGTCAGTTGCAGCGTGCTGACCATTGCGGCGTTCCAGCAGGGCCATGCGCCGGGACTGGCGGTGCCGGTCGCGGCGGTGGCCCTGCTGGCCTGCGGCATGGAAACCGCCGAGCGTGTGCGGCAGCGCAATCTCGCGGGGCTCGGTGCACGGATCGCGCTGCTCGGCGCGCTGCCGATGGCGGCCTGCGCCTTCGCGTGGTTCGGCGTCGACGCGCGCTCGCCGGCCTGGATGCAGACGGCCGCGGCGGTGGCGCTGGTCACGGCGATGGGGCCGCTGATCTACCGCACGGTGTTCCGGCCGATGGGCAATGCCACGCCGCTGGTGCTGCTGGTGGCGGCGATCGCGCTGCACTTCGTGCTGGTGGCGCTGGGCCTGTACGTGTTCGGGCCCGAGGGCTCGCGGCTGCCGGGCTTTGAACTGCCGGCCGGCCTGCTCGCGGTACTGCCGGTGGCGCCCCAGACGCTGGCTGTGGTGATGGCGAGTGCCGTGCTTGTGGCCGTTTTCTTCGCTTTCTTCGGCCACACGCTGAGCGGCAAGGCGCTGCGCGCCACCGCGGTGTGCCGCGATGGCGCGCGGCTGGTTGGTATTTCGCCTGACCACTCGGGCGAGTTGGCGCTGACCATCGCCGCCTTCATCGGCGCCGTCTCGGGCGTGCTGATCGGCCCCTTCACCACCATCTACTACGACTCGGGGTTCCTGCTTGCGCTCAAGGGCTTTGTAGGTGCGATTGTCGGCGGCCTCTCGGGCTACGTCCTTGCCGCTGGAGGCTCGCTCGTAGTGGGCCTGCTCGAGGCCTTCTCGTCTTACGGTGCGAGCGCTGCCAAGGAGATCATCGTGTTCGCATTGATCGTGCCGCTGCTGCTGTGGCGGTCGTTGGCCGACCCGCATTCGCAGGAGGCTTCATGA
- a CDS encoding ABC transporter ATP-binding protein translates to MTLEARALCAFHGRIPALHEVDVAVPPSGIVTVVGPNGAGKSTLLAALMGRLPMSGEVRLDGTDLRFVSPERRVAMGLSLVPEQRDLFGTMSVADNLELGAFCWRRAGRRAIAAEMERVYALFPRLGERHAQLAHTLSGGERQMLALGRALMARPRILLLDEPSLGLAPLVVRDIFATVRRLQAQGVAILLVEQNARAAFEVADHAYVLEMGRVSLQGPATDVARDARVADSYLGRAAAASAPIELIPPVVLAA, encoded by the coding sequence ATGACGCTGGAAGCCCGCGCCCTGTGCGCGTTCCACGGCCGCATCCCGGCGCTGCACGAAGTCGACGTGGCGGTGCCGCCCTCGGGCATCGTCACCGTGGTCGGACCCAATGGCGCAGGCAAGTCCACGCTGCTGGCCGCGCTCATGGGTCGGCTGCCGATGAGCGGCGAAGTCCGGCTTGACGGCACCGACCTGCGCTTCGTCTCGCCCGAGCGCCGCGTGGCGATGGGCCTTTCACTGGTGCCCGAGCAGCGCGACCTTTTCGGGACCATGAGCGTGGCCGACAACCTTGAGCTCGGCGCCTTCTGCTGGCGCCGCGCGGGGCGGCGTGCCATCGCCGCCGAGATGGAGCGCGTGTACGCGCTGTTCCCGCGCCTGGGCGAGCGGCATGCCCAACTGGCGCACACGCTCTCAGGCGGCGAACGGCAGATGCTCGCTTTGGGCCGTGCGTTGATGGCGCGACCGCGCATTCTCCTGCTCGACGAGCCGAGCCTGGGGCTCGCGCCGCTGGTGGTGCGTGACATCTTCGCGACCGTGCGGCGGCTCCAGGCGCAGGGCGTGGCGATTTTGCTGGTCGAGCAGAACGCGCGCGCCGCCTTCGAGGTGGCCGACCATGCTTACGTGCTCGAGATGGGCCGCGTGAGCCTGCAGGGGCCGGCCACCGATGTCGCGCGCGATGCGCGAGTCGCCGACAGCTACTTGGGGCGCGCCGCAGCGGCGTCGGCCCCCATCGAATTGATACCGCCCGTCGTGCTGGCGGCCTGA